One Primulina huaijiensis isolate GDHJ02 chromosome 5, ASM1229523v2, whole genome shotgun sequence DNA segment encodes these proteins:
- the LOC140977543 gene encoding uncharacterized protein gives MKRCELCELKAAIYCRSDKASLCWGCDARVHSANFLVARHSRCLLCGLCRSPTTWAATGAVLSPTMAVCEKCVDGKRGITGAEVEERKEVVVEEEENQIALLSESSSCSAEAVFSRKRRLENVSFVASDDDDQYCSSYKFNVRAPLPAAVACVLNKEASPPQKVRRTTSFKTGEIGISESGILESLRRFHREELGSGLQMAECYTLSEDGPSAVDLSSCDSS, from the exons ATGAAGAGGTGTGAGTTGTGTGAATTGAAGGCTGCGATTTACTGTAGATCGGACAAGGCGAGCTTGTGCTGGGGTTGCGACGCTAGGGTTCATTCCGCCAACTTTCTGGTGGCGAGGCATTCCAGATGTTTGCTATGCGGACTGTGCCGGTCACCGACGACGTGGGCTGCTACCGGTGCTGTTTTGAGCCCCACTATGGCGGTATGCGAGAAATGTGTTGACGGAAAGAGAGGAATAACTGGTGCTGAAGTTGAAGAAAGGaaggaggtggtggtggaggaggaggagaaTCAGATTGCGCTTCTGTCGGAGAGTAGTTCGTGTAGTGCTGAAGCGGTTTTTTCCAGGAAGCGCAGGCTCGAGAATGTCTCTTTTGTTGCGTCCGAT GATGATGATCAATATTGCTCGTCATATAAGTTCAACGTCCGCGCTCCGCTGCCAGCAGCGGTGGCGTGCGTTCTAAACAAGGAAGCATCACCGCCGCAGAAAGTGCGGAGAACGACGTCGTTTAAAACGGGTGAGATCGGGATATCTGAATCGGGGATCTTGGAGAGTCTTCGAAGATTTCATCGCGAAGAATTGGGTTCCGGACTACAAATGGCGGAATGCTACACTCTAAGCGAAGATGGTCCCAGCGCCGTTGATCTCAGTTCCTGCGACTCTTCGTAG